In Eubalaena glacialis isolate mEubGla1 chromosome 3, mEubGla1.1.hap2.+ XY, whole genome shotgun sequence, the following are encoded in one genomic region:
- the LOC133088416 gene encoding guanylate-binding protein 5-like isoform X1 yields MAPVVHMPEPLCLIENTNGRLLVNPKALKILSAIQQPVVVVAIVGLYRTGKSYLMNKLAGKNKGFSVGSTVQSHTKGIWMWCVPHPEKPNHILVLLDTEGLGDIEKGDKKSDTQIFVLALLLSSTLVYNTMNTIDQRAIDLLHYVTELSNLLRTVTSPDLDGVDNAADIVSVCPDLVWTVRDFYLDLEANGRLITADEYLENSLRPKQGTDQHLQNFNLPRLCIQKFFPIKKCFIFDLPTHRKKLGQLETLHNDDLDPEFVQQVADFCSYIFSHSKTKTLSGDIKVNGSHLESLVLTYVNAINSGDLPCMENEVLALAQIKNLAALQKAIAHYDQQMGQKVQLPTETLQELLDLHRASEKGAMEVFMKNSFEDIDQGFQEKLETLLEAKQNDFCKRNLEASLNRCSALLQDIFCPLEEDVKQGIYSKPGGHRLFLQKREELKAKYYQEPRKGIQEEAEKLKERFQAESRKLQDEIQHLQRNDSADNTCILL; encoded by the exons ATGGCCCCAGTGGTTCACATGCCAGAACCCTTGTGCCTCATCGAGAACACTAATGGGCGACTGTTGGTTAATCCGAAAGCTCTGAAGATCCTGTCTGCCATTCAGCAGCCCGTTGTGGTGGTGGCTATCGTGGGCCTCTACCGCACCGGCAAATCCTACCTGATGAACAAGCTGGCTGGGAAGAACAAGG GTTTCTCTGTTGGATCCACGGTGCAGTCTCACACCAAGGGCATCTGGATGTGGTGTGTGCCTCACCCTGAGAAGCCAAACCACATCCTGGTTCTTCTTGACACGGAGGGACTTGGAGACATAGAGAAG GGTGACAAGAAGAGTGACACCCAGATATTTGTACTGGCACTACTACTGAGTAGTACCTTGGTATATAATACTATGAACACAATTGACCAGAGGGCTATCGACCTCTTGCA CTATGTGACAGAACTGTCAAATCTGCTCAGAACAGTTACGTCACCTGATCTTGATGGGGTAGACAATGCAGCTGACATTGTGAGCGTCTGTCCGGACTTAGTGTGGACTGTGAGAGATTTCTACCTTGACCTGGAAGCAAATGGGCGACTCATCACAGCAGATGAGTACCTGGAGAATTCACTGAGGCCAAAGCAGG GGACCGATCAACatcttcaaaattttaatttgccCCGTCTGTGTATACAGAAATTCTTTCCAATaaagaaatgctttatttttgaCTTGCCTACTCATCGGAAGAAGCTTGGCCAGCTTGagacactgcataatgatgaCCTGGATCCTGAATTTGTACAACAAGTGGCAGATTTCTGTTCCTACATCTTCAGCCATTCCAAGACTAAAACTCTTTCAGGAGACATCAAGGTCAATGGATCTC ATCTAGAGAGCCTGGTACTGACCTATGTCAATGCCATCAACAGTGGGGATCTGCCCTGCATGGAGAACGAAGTCCTGGCCTTGGCCCAGATTAAGAACTTGGCCGCACTGCAAAAGGCCATTGCCCACTATGACCAGCAGATGGGCCAGAAGGTGCAGCTGCCCACAGAAACCCTCCAGGAGCTGCTGGATCTGCACAGGGCCAGTGAGAAAGGGGCTATGGAAGTCTTCATGAAGAACTCTTTCGAGGATATAGACCAAGGGTTCCAGGAAAAATTAGAG ACCCTGCTAGAAGCCAAACAGAATGACTTTTGTAAACGGAATTTGGAGGCATCACTGAATCGCTGTTCAGCTTTACTTCAGGATATTTTTTGTCCTCTAGAAGAAGATGTGAAGCAAGGGATTTATTCAAAACCTGGGGGGCATCGTCTCTTCCTTCAGAAGAGAGAAGAGCTGAAGGCAAAGTACTATCAGGAGCCCAGGAAAGGAATACAG GAGGAGGCTGAAAAGCTCAAGGAGAGATTTCAAGCTGAGAGCAGAAAACTTCAGGATGAGATACAGCATCTCCAGAGGAATGACTCAGCAGATAATACATGTATCTTACTCTAA
- the LOC133088416 gene encoding guanylate-binding protein 5-like isoform X2 produces the protein MAPVVHMPEPLCLIENTNGRLLVNPKALKILSAIQQPVVVVAIVGLYRTGKSYLMNKLAGKNKGFSVGSTVQSHTKGIWMWCVPHPEKPNHILVLLDTEGLGDIEKGDKKSDTQIFVLALLLSSTLVYNTMNTIDQRAIDLLHYVTELSNLLRTVTSPDLDGVDNAADIVSVCPDLVWTVRDFYLDLEANGRLITADEYLENSLRPKQGTDQHLQNFNLPRLCIQKFFPIKKCFIFDLPTHRKKLGQLETLHNDDLDPEFVQQVADFCSYIFSHSKTKTLSGDIKVNGSHLESLVLTYVNAINSGDLPCMENEVLALAQIKNLAALQKAIAHYDQQMGQKVQLPTETLQELLDLHRASEKGAMEVFMKNSFEDIDQGFQEKLETLLEAKQNDFCKRNLEASLNRCSALLQDIFCPLEEDVKQGIYSKPGGHRLFLQKREELKAKYYQEPRKGIQAEEALQKYLQSKEFECVTIWQTDVILTAREEEMEEARAKAEFMKAEKQRLGAILMQHQQMMEERERLHREQVRQMEINRVYQQALQQRAQERRLKEEAEKLKERFQAESRKLQDEIQHLQRNDSADNTCILL, from the exons ATGGCCCCAGTGGTTCACATGCCAGAACCCTTGTGCCTCATCGAGAACACTAATGGGCGACTGTTGGTTAATCCGAAAGCTCTGAAGATCCTGTCTGCCATTCAGCAGCCCGTTGTGGTGGTGGCTATCGTGGGCCTCTACCGCACCGGCAAATCCTACCTGATGAACAAGCTGGCTGGGAAGAACAAGG GTTTCTCTGTTGGATCCACGGTGCAGTCTCACACCAAGGGCATCTGGATGTGGTGTGTGCCTCACCCTGAGAAGCCAAACCACATCCTGGTTCTTCTTGACACGGAGGGACTTGGAGACATAGAGAAG GGTGACAAGAAGAGTGACACCCAGATATTTGTACTGGCACTACTACTGAGTAGTACCTTGGTATATAATACTATGAACACAATTGACCAGAGGGCTATCGACCTCTTGCA CTATGTGACAGAACTGTCAAATCTGCTCAGAACAGTTACGTCACCTGATCTTGATGGGGTAGACAATGCAGCTGACATTGTGAGCGTCTGTCCGGACTTAGTGTGGACTGTGAGAGATTTCTACCTTGACCTGGAAGCAAATGGGCGACTCATCACAGCAGATGAGTACCTGGAGAATTCACTGAGGCCAAAGCAGG GGACCGATCAACatcttcaaaattttaatttgccCCGTCTGTGTATACAGAAATTCTTTCCAATaaagaaatgctttatttttgaCTTGCCTACTCATCGGAAGAAGCTTGGCCAGCTTGagacactgcataatgatgaCCTGGATCCTGAATTTGTACAACAAGTGGCAGATTTCTGTTCCTACATCTTCAGCCATTCCAAGACTAAAACTCTTTCAGGAGACATCAAGGTCAATGGATCTC ATCTAGAGAGCCTGGTACTGACCTATGTCAATGCCATCAACAGTGGGGATCTGCCCTGCATGGAGAACGAAGTCCTGGCCTTGGCCCAGATTAAGAACTTGGCCGCACTGCAAAAGGCCATTGCCCACTATGACCAGCAGATGGGCCAGAAGGTGCAGCTGCCCACAGAAACCCTCCAGGAGCTGCTGGATCTGCACAGGGCCAGTGAGAAAGGGGCTATGGAAGTCTTCATGAAGAACTCTTTCGAGGATATAGACCAAGGGTTCCAGGAAAAATTAGAG ACCCTGCTAGAAGCCAAACAGAATGACTTTTGTAAACGGAATTTGGAGGCATCACTGAATCGCTGTTCAGCTTTACTTCAGGATATTTTTTGTCCTCTAGAAGAAGATGTGAAGCAAGGGATTTATTCAAAACCTGGGGGGCATCGTCTCTTCCTTCAGAAGAGAGAAGAGCTGAAGGCAAAGTACTATCAGGAGCCCAGGAAAGGAATACAG GCTGAGGAAGCTCTGCAGAAATATTTACAGTCCAAGGAGTTTGAGTGTGTTACCATTTGGCAGACAGACGTGATTCTCACAGCAAGGGAAGAGGAGATGGAAg aggCACGTGCGAAAGCAGAGTTTATGAAGGCTGAAAAACAAAGGTTGGGGGCAATTCTAATGCAGCACCAGCAAAtgatggaggagagggagagactcCATCGGGAACAAGTGAGACAAATGGAGATAAACAGAGTGTACCAGCAGGCACTGCAACAGAGGGCCCAAGAACGTCGGCTCAAG GAGGAGGCTGAAAAGCTCAAGGAGAGATTTCAAGCTGAGAGCAGAAAACTTCAGGATGAGATACAGCATCTCCAGAGGAATGACTCAGCAGATAATACATGTATCTTACTCTAA